One Kitasatospora sp. NBC_01266 genomic window carries:
- a CDS encoding cytochrome P450, translated as MSEIINEYLDDTTTGKRAPRSYPFSEAVALDLDPLYQKLRVEEPVVRVSCPYGEDAWLVTTHADMKTILGDPRFSRALAAEHDESRLTPLPINTSILGMDSPDHPRLRRLLSKVFTMRRVELLRPRVEQEAHRLIDALVAAGAPGDLMEGFAVPFAGTVVCDLLGVPFEDREQFRTWLDAFSATTVMSEQEIEEDTQRLYDYIGELMVRRRAEPQDDLISAMVKASDEEDKLSEKELVELASVLLIAGHETVSSQLIDSLHVLFTHPSQLERLKREPELLPGAIEELLRYVPLISHVTFARYATEDVELSGTLVRAGESVLPAIPSANRDESVFEDAERFDLTRAHNPHLGFGYGIHRCLGAPLARLEMRVALESLFARLPELRCAVAVEELEWKDGMQVRSLLELPVSW; from the coding sequence ATGAGCGAGATCATCAACGAGTACCTGGACGACACGACGACCGGCAAGCGCGCCCCGCGCAGCTACCCCTTCAGCGAGGCCGTGGCACTGGACCTCGACCCGCTCTACCAGAAGCTGCGCGTCGAGGAGCCCGTGGTGCGGGTCTCCTGCCCCTACGGCGAGGACGCCTGGCTGGTCACCACCCACGCGGACATGAAGACGATCCTCGGCGATCCCCGGTTCAGCCGCGCGCTGGCCGCCGAGCACGACGAGTCGCGGCTGACCCCGCTGCCCATCAACACCAGCATCCTGGGCATGGACTCGCCCGACCACCCGCGGCTGCGCCGGCTGCTCTCCAAGGTGTTCACCATGCGCCGGGTGGAACTGCTGCGCCCGCGGGTCGAGCAGGAGGCGCACCGGCTGATCGACGCGCTGGTGGCGGCCGGCGCGCCGGGCGACCTGATGGAGGGCTTCGCCGTGCCGTTCGCGGGCACCGTGGTCTGCGACCTGCTCGGCGTCCCGTTCGAGGACCGCGAGCAGTTCCGCACCTGGCTGGACGCCTTCTCCGCGACGACCGTGATGTCCGAGCAGGAGATCGAGGAGGACACCCAGCGGCTGTACGACTACATCGGCGAGCTGATGGTCCGCCGGCGGGCGGAGCCGCAGGACGACCTGATCAGCGCCATGGTCAAGGCCAGTGACGAGGAGGACAAGCTCTCCGAGAAGGAACTCGTGGAGCTGGCGAGCGTGCTGCTGATCGCGGGCCACGAGACCGTCTCCTCGCAGCTGATCGACTCGCTGCACGTGCTCTTCACCCATCCCTCCCAGCTGGAGCGGCTCAAGCGCGAGCCGGAACTGCTGCCGGGCGCGATCGAGGAACTGCTGCGCTATGTGCCGCTGATCTCCCACGTCACCTTCGCGCGCTATGCCACGGAGGACGTGGAGTTGAGCGGGACGCTGGTCCGGGCCGGCGAATCCGTACTGCCCGCGATTCCCTCGGCCAACCGCGACGAATCGGTCTTCGAGGACGCGGAGCGATTCGACCTGACGCGGGCGCACAATCCGCATCTGGGATTCGGCTACGGAATCCACCGCTGCCTGGGCGCACCGCTCGCGCGCCTGGAAATGCGGGTGGCCCTGGAATCGCTCTTCGCCCGGCTGCCCGAACTCCGCTGCGCGGTCGCGGTGGAGGAGCTGGAATGGAAGGACGGCATGCAGGTGCGCAGCCTGCTGGAACTGCCGGTCAGCTGGTAG